In Bacillales bacterium, the genomic window ATCGGCCATCCTTTTCTCACTTTCGCGATTTTGTCCACCTTGCGTTCACTGATAACCCGATTCGGCAACAGGGTAACCGCATCCGCTTCCAACCAGCCGGCGTGCCGTCCGTTTCGATGGACTTTGTAATAACGCTTGCCGTCATGGTGCGCGGCGCGCGTAATTTCAAGTTCCTCCCCACGCAGCCGGTCATGCGTCTCCACCGCCGCGGCGTTCGGATGATCAAGCAACGAGCAACGAACGCCTCCGAAAGCTCCACTGACGAGTTCGCCCCGAGCTCTGAACGGCTCCGTCGTCCATCCGGCAAATTTTTGATCCGGAATGTCCGCAGGTTTGTCCTCATCATTGGCAAGATTTAAAATCGTCTCCGGATTGATCGAATTCATCACATAGGTGAACTTAGCTTTGTCCGCGTAGCGTGACAGCTTGTCCCGATTCAGTTCCATCGTCCCTTTTGATACGCTGATGAGTTTGTCAAACCGGTCGTAAATCGAAAACAGTCCGTGCAAATTGATCTTATGCGGTTTCTTGCCGTTCACCGTCCGTTCGCTGTCGCTTAACAAATCATTGTGCATGAAACAGAGTTTTCCCCCCGTTTTCGCAGCGACGAGATGCTTTGCCCAATACAAACTGTATCCGCTGAAATCAATAACATAATCAAACTGCGAGTTGCCGAACAACCGCTGATGTTCTCTTTCGTAAGCTTTGTGCGGGTAGAGTTTCTTTTCCAGCCGCCCGTCAACGCCGCGGAAATGGATCCACTTGTCTTGATACTGTTCGCCAAGCCGATAAAGAGGCAAACCCGGCTTGAACAACCAACGGGCGTTCCGATTCACGCGATGAATATTCTTTATGACTTCTTCTTGATGCGGAGTAGCAGTGAAACAGCTGACGTCGTATCGGTTATGGTCAATGTTGTCCATTAAATTGATAAACGACGAGGTGATGCCGTTGTCCCTCATTCCCCCAGCGTAAATTAAAATTTTTTCTTTTCGTTTCTTACGGCACGAGACCGTATGGAGTGGACGATGATTTCCAGTAAACACGTAATCAACGATACGTGCGCACACGTTTCCGTCCTCATTTCGGCAATACTCGTTTCTCATTGCAGCATATCGATCTTCGTATTCGTCTTTGACGTCAGTCAAATTCCTTACCGCTTTCACGAGTTGTTCCGAATGAAAAAGGAGCGGGCCCGGCCATTGGGCATAATCGATCGTATGGCCGCGTTCTTCCAAATATTCTTCAATGTCCGGCACATAAAACAATACCGGCCTTCCAGTGGTGAGAAAATCGAAAAAGATGCTTGAATAGTCGGTAATCAGAACATCGACGGCCGCGAGCAATTCGTTTGCGTCGACGCAGTCGGGGACGAGCTTATCGGCAAACGCTTCGCGTGTAACCGCTTCTTTGTACATAAACGGATGCACTTTCAACAACAAGTTGTAAGCATCGCCGATTTCCTTCTGCAAATGGTTCACATCTGCCATTAACCGGCGCAGGTCGGCTTTCACTCCAAAGCGGTCATCCCTCTTCCAAGTCGGAGCATACAAAATCGTCGGTTTCCGCTTTTCGAGAGTCACTCCGTTCATCATTAAGGAATGAAGCACTTGGCCGCGGTCCGCATTGAGTGTTAGATCGATCCGCGGATACCCTTCTTCGATAATCTCTCCTTCGTACAACCCATTCAGCTTATAACTGTCCGTATACATTTTCGTCGTATGCCGGTTTGGGCTTAACAAATAATCGGCACTCAAAAAATTGCGGACGACATTTTGAGAAAGGGCCGGATTCCCGGGGATGTCAAAGCCCATTTGCTTTAAGGGCGTCCCGTGCCACGTGTTCATGTAGATTTGTTCCTTTTTCGGAATAAAATAAGAAGGAAAGGTTGAATTGTTGATCAAATAGCGGCAACCCGCGAGGCATTTCAAATAACGCTTGGTATGTCTTTTCACAAATTTCACATTCGGGTGGCGGCCGTATTCCGCGATCGCCTCGGGCAGCCGATCGGGATCGTTCACCGACCAATAATGCATCAAATGATCATAGCCGGGTTGATGCAACAAATATCGAAAAATCGCATAAGGATTGCCCGTGACGCTGTTTCCGTCCCGAGATTCATATAACACCGCATTTTCATCCACGTTAATGTTCTCATAGTACGCGGCGAATCGGCACACGCGTGTATGTGTCGGCTTTAGCATCCGGTCCATGAGCGGCTTTCCCGCCATCCTCAACCCTTTTCGCAACACGTTCTTGTTCACTGAAATGATCCCCTTCGCATATGGTTTCCGAACAGAAAAAGGGAGCCGAACCATTGTCTGTTCGCTCCCTTTCATTCATTAACCATTGCGCCGGTTTTTATTCAAATATCGATACCGCTTGCGCCGTTGCCTCATCGACATTTCGTTAGCAAAAAGGTTTGCAAGTGAGTGGGTTTTTCTTTATGTTAATCGAATTCAACTCGTGATAAGCAAACGGGCAAGTATGTTTTCTCTTTCAACCCAGAAAAAAGAAGAGCCGAATCCCGAGATTCTGCATCCATTCTTTAGGAAACGCTAAGGATTCAGGAGTGAGTGCCTTGTTGGAATCTGTATTAAATCCGGTCTTACTGGCTTAAGCCAGAGATCAGCTTGGCCCAGGAAGTTATGAACGTTCTGATGATCGTAAGGTTCTTATCCAACTGACCACGTGTGTTGGGCCACTGACATTACGTGGGCCGCGGCCTCGAAAAAGCAAAGAGGAAAAACATTAAAATGTTAGCAAATGACTCAAAACGAAAAAACGCGGCTCCTCGGAACTTCCGAGAAACCGCGTGATCACTGGGTTTGTGATGATGACCCAAGCAGGGCTCGAACCTGCGACCTCTACCCTGTCAAGGTAGCGCTCTCCCAGCTGAGCTATTGGGTCCCGGGTAATTTTCAAAGACATTTACTACTATATCCGACCCGGGACACCTTGTCAATACATTAATTTCGTTCGATTATCCGATTCGTTCTTCTTCATCGCGTTTCTTAATTTCATCCAAATGGAGACGCTCTTCCCGGTCGCGCAAACGGTGAGCAAGACGGCTCGAGGCATTCGAAGCAATGCTGCCAACGAGATCGTCCAAAAACGTGTGCACTTTATCGCCTTTTTTCGTGTCGAGTTTCTCGATGATGCCTACTTTTTGTTTGTCAAGATGGCCGTACGTCGTAACGGCGATGCTGCCGTATCCGAAAACCGCGCCGATCGCAAGCGTCTCATCGCACCCGAATAAGCCTTCGTCAGTTTCGACGATCGATTGCAGCGGCTCTGAAAGTTTTCCTTGTTCCGCCAATTTATCCAATTCTATGCCGACTAACAAGGCATGCTGGATTTCCCTTTTGCCGAGTACGGCATTGACGCTTTCGATGCAATCATCCATTGTCAAATCCGGAGCGTAAGGCGACTGCATCATATGAACGATCTCTGCGATGTCTTCGACGTTTACTCCACGTTCTTGCAAAAGCGATCTGGCCGCTTTTTCAACTTCTCTGCTGTTAACCCTTTGGTTCATTGCAAAAAAACTCCTTCCTGCCGCTAACCGACACGTAAAAAGGTTCCGCTGTTTCATTATAACATTTCCCGACATTCCGTGATCCCGTTTCAAGGCGAAAATCCATTTGTGTGAACGGTTGAAATTTTTGCTATAATGGGTGTAAGTTCGATGGTTCGTGCTTTGTTCAACAAGTAAGGTTACGGTCATTCATTCCTTGCTATAGTTTTATTCCAATATACGGGAGGACAGCGTTATGAAATACGGGATTGCGATCTTTCCATCAAAGAAACTTCAAGACATGGCGAACGCATTAAGAAAGCGGTATGACCCGCATTATGCCCTTATTCCGCCGCACATCACGATCAAAAGCGCGTTTGAAATCGATAACGAAGCCGAAATTGCCGAAATCGTTGGCGAAATCAATGAAATTGCGAAAACGATTCAACCGTTTTCGTTGCATGTGTATAAAGTCGGCTCCTTTCATCCCGTGAACAACGTCATTTATTTTGGCGTGAAACCGACGAGCAGCCTTACTGAACTGCACGATAAATTGAACGAAGGCAAGTTGAAACGGGAAGAGCCTTACAACTTCGTTCCCCATATTACGATCGCGCAAGGGCTGTCGGATGACGAACATGCCGACGTGTACGGAAGTTTGAAATTGCGCAACATGAACCACGAAGAGACGATTGATCGTTTCCAATTGTTATACCAGCTTGAAAATGAATCTTGGACGGTTTACGAAACTTTCCATTTAGGAAGGGAAGATTGATTCGTGCTCGTGAAACAAGTGACGAACGAAAAAGAATACAGCGATGCCGTCGAGGTTCGCCGTAAAGTCTTCATCGAAGAACAGCGCGTCCCGGAGGAGTTGGAATTGGACGAATTCGAGGACAGCGCTGTTCATTTCGTCGCATACGAAGACGGCGTACCAGTTGGGGCCGGCCGATTTCGGCAAGTCGATCGCTGCGGAAAAGTCGAACGGATTTGCGTGCTCGCTTCGCACCGAAAAAAAGGGTTCGGCGAAGCGGTAATGAAAGCAATCGAAACGTATGCGTCGGCCGAACGCTTGGACGGGCTAAAGTTGAATGCCCAAACCCAAGCCGCATCGTTTTACGAACGGCTTGGATACGTGAAGACATCCGATGAGGTGTTTCTCGACGCGGGCATTCCCCATCTGGCGATGAAAAAGCTCTTATCCCCGTGAGCCGGTACCGAGCAACCGGCTCGTCTTTTTTTCATATCCGCAAGTCTATTGCATTCCCTTTTCCGCTCATTGCTGCGAAAACTTGATTTTTCTGTTCCGATTTCATGGAAAGATTTTTGTCCGCATAAATTTTTGTAACAGCGGAAACGGACGGCCACCGATCAAATGGAATGCGATTTTGATATTGAATGGTTTCAATGGGCATATACGGCAACACATACCCCATTCCATTCACCTCCATACAGATTATTACCCTTATTTCGCGGCGGTGAAACGACGATGAAACCGCAAAAAAGAGCAACCTTTCGGCTGCCCTAAAACCACCAACCGCGACGATCTTGGCGATTCTCTTCCTCGCGGTCGTCACCGTCGTCTTTCTCTTTCTCGTTCTCATCGTCATCGGCTTTCTGTTCGTGTTCCTCTTCTTCGTTACGGTTATCCTGCGGCATTCCGAACGGACGAAGCGGAAACCCCCAAGGATCGCGTTCCACTTGGTCTT contains:
- a CDS encoding GNAT family N-acetyltransferase, giving the protein MLVKQVTNEKEYSDAVEVRRKVFIEEQRVPEELELDEFEDSAVHFVAYEDGVPVGAGRFRQVDRCGKVERICVLASHRKKGFGEAVMKAIETYASAERLDGLKLNAQTQAASFYERLGYVKTSDEVFLDAGIPHLAMKKLLSP
- a CDS encoding YjcG family protein; translated protein: MKYGIAIFPSKKLQDMANALRKRYDPHYALIPPHITIKSAFEIDNEAEIAEIVGEINEIAKTIQPFSLHVYKVGSFHPVNNVIYFGVKPTSSLTELHDKLNEGKLKREEPYNFVPHITIAQGLSDDEHADVYGSLKLRNMNHEETIDRFQLLYQLENESWTVYETFHLGRED
- a CDS encoding CDP-glycerol glycerophosphotransferase family protein, whose amino-acid sequence is MNKNVLRKGLRMAGKPLMDRMLKPTHTRVCRFAAYYENINVDENAVLYESRDGNSVTGNPYAIFRYLLHQPGYDHLMHYWSVNDPDRLPEAIAEYGRHPNVKFVKRHTKRYLKCLAGCRYLINNSTFPSYFIPKKEQIYMNTWHGTPLKQMGFDIPGNPALSQNVVRNFLSADYLLSPNRHTTKMYTDSYKLNGLYEGEIIEEGYPRIDLTLNADRGQVLHSLMMNGVTLEKRKPTILYAPTWKRDDRFGVKADLRRLMADVNHLQKEIGDAYNLLLKVHPFMYKEAVTREAFADKLVPDCVDANELLAAVDVLITDYSSIFFDFLTTGRPVLFYVPDIEEYLEERGHTIDYAQWPGPLLFHSEQLVKAVRNLTDVKDEYEDRYAAMRNEYCRNEDGNVCARIVDYVFTGNHRPLHTVSCRKKRKEKILIYAGGMRDNGITSSFINLMDNIDHNRYDVSCFTATPHQEEVIKNIHRVNRNARWLFKPGLPLYRLGEQYQDKWIHFRGVDGRLEKKLYPHKAYEREHQRLFGNSQFDYVIDFSGYSLYWAKHLVAAKTGGKLCFMHNDLLSDSERTVNGKKPHKINLHGLFSIYDRFDKLISVSKGTMELNRDKLSRYADKAKFTYVMNSINPETILNLANDEDKPADIPDQKFAGWTTEPFRARGELVSGAFGGVRCSLLDHPNAAAVETHDRLRGEELEITRAAHHDGKRYYKVHRNGRHAGWLEADAVTLLPNRVISERKVDKIAKVRKGWPIYTLPIGVKGAEFIADSDEFHNRIVVISKEADTFEGEFARFAVDGK
- a CDS encoding phosphatidylglycerophosphatase A: MNQRVNSREVEKAARSLLQERGVNVEDIAEIVHMMQSPYAPDLTMDDCIESVNAVLGKREIQHALLVGIELDKLAEQGKLSEPLQSIVETDEGLFGCDETLAIGAVFGYGSIAVTTYGHLDKQKVGIIEKLDTKKGDKVHTFLDDLVGSIASNASSRLAHRLRDREERLHLDEIKKRDEEERIG